In the genome of Arachis hypogaea cultivar Tifrunner chromosome 9, arahy.Tifrunner.gnm2.J5K5, whole genome shotgun sequence, the window TAGGCATCAAAGTCTTCCAATAATTATAATCAAGTTTTTCATCTAACTTGGACTAGATCACACAATATTAAAAGTGTTTATCATACTAACTCTATAAATAAACAACTATGTGAGAACTATCCCACACCTCACAAATTTTCAAATACCAGATGCTGGATTAACTAGCTCTGATACCAAATATAAGTATAATACTCACACTTAATTGGCATCAGAATCACTCACTTACATAAATAacactatcatattttttatCCCTCAAACTCACCAATAATTATAAGAATATAAGaacaaatatttaaaacaaaCAATAAGTATTTTGATTCATGAAGAGATaatcattatataaatatatatgtcttTATATaggtaaaattttttaataaaataataatttttttaacaactaATACTTAGTTGTATACATAAAAGTGGCACAATAAAACTTATAAAATTTGCTTTAAATTGCATGTATATTCTAGATTGCTCACTAGCCGCACCTCACTATCCTATGAGTTAATTTTATTAATCTTTCTTTGACTtattaaatttggtgtcttgcacTAAAAACTTACATTTATGTAGTTTTTATAATTGTCTTTTACATTCATGTAGTTTCTATAGCCTTTTAAGTTAGATtgtaatttagttttaatttcaattcaatttaattttaaatttttttaatgttttaacaTGTTATATTTACACTATTTTTGAATATTCTTAATTTAATTATCTAACAATCTTCAACTTTTATTTGTTTCTCTTAaggttaaaataattataaaaaatatcaacATGACAATACTAGAAGCATTGATTgacatatataaaattttaataaacataatataaaattaaataaaaaatataaaatactataATACAAAACAAGAGAACtataactgaaaaaaaaaaaagaattatacaaCCATATTATATAGAATAGTTAAAGTATTCATAAATCGAGTCGGATCAGGTCAGATTTAAGCATATCTATATTCAACTCTAAAAGGCAACAAATTTACTTTGATCTGACCGACTGACCCAAAAAAAACTGAGTTAATTCGGATCAATCTAATAGaacataaataaatacaaatttataaattttatatattaaaataataaaattttaactttaaaaaataaatttaataaatgttatattatatttatattaaaataaattattttaaaataaaaataatattttataatataaaaaatattaattaaattataaaaatataatatatataacattactaattaactcaaaattatatattttttattataaaaaactgagtgacttgaaataaaatttaaatttaactaaaaaataacattggataaaaaaaaattaaacccgACAAAATATATCTTGAATTCGGATCGGATTTTAGACAAAGACAAATCTTAAATACCTCTAAAAATAGTCCTGGCctagtcaaaaaataaaaataaaagaaaagaagacgaCATAGTGAGGACAGTAGTCATGACTCATGAGTGGCGGGCCTAGCAGGTAAATTAATTGAGGCGTTGGGAGTTTAGAACCTGCAACTAGAAATGTATAGATTGCATTGGGATGTGGCTGTTGTCGGTGTGTTAGTTGGTCCCTGCTATTCCATCTCTTGTCTAcaatctttaattttctgcattgacttccaagttccaactctggttcttttctttcattgttttttttttaatattatttacatattaaaatctatcattaatatattttatataaatatatattatttaatttatttttaatatatatttatattttatatatattttatattaataattaattttaatatataataattgatatatatatatatatattttttttttcttttctctctataTAAACTCTAGTATGAAGAGCGAAGACAAATGCACGTTAATAACTAAAGGTAATCTTTTGGGTAATTTACATCAATATATAAAATAGCATCTAATTTTATATTAATGTCTTAAAACCAAAAAGGTTATATAAATGTCCCATTTTATTAAGAGTAAAAAACTTAAATAAACCAATGGCAAAATAAAATTACTCAAATAAgtcaaaacaaaaattttttcagCAATCCACCAAcgaacaaataaatataattcgaatcaacatgatTCGAACTGTAAATGCaagtaattcgaaacaacttgattcgaattacgttTGAAAGGaattgcatgtaattcgaatcaagtagaTTCGATTTAGGGAAGGATAAATCGAATTGACTCAATTCGAATTAGTAGGCAAACGTGACTCAATGgagttcgaatcatattgattcgaattattcacTGTTGGTGACAAAAGgtagttcgaattagtgtgttccagacctgtatatatatatgatgaacgTGAGTTGCTCTCAATATTGAGAGGTCAAATGGCTGATGAGGACAGTTTTATAGTGTTGGTTCACTACAGATGATCGATTAAGGGGAAAACTCAGCCAGGTGTCAAGTTCACCGATAAAGATCCTCTCTGTATTATCATGAGTTctacgacgagctatgatgaccttgcTAGGTCTGTACTGCAGAAACTTGGTCTGGACGGTGTTAaaagggttaagaagtttttctatcgcattccaatcacggtgctccaagatagcgtgaagtatgattgtttcacgatcgggagtgatgaggacttgcaggcCATGTTTCTTTGTCGCCGGCAGTTTTCCGAAGTGCGGACACCGGAGCTGTtggcaaagctggttgatgtggtGTCCAGCTCGGGGGGTTCAAACTGGAATACCAACACTTTAGCGACGGTTGCCGGTTCTAACTCAAGACCTGCCATTGCATCTTCCTCAGTTCCCGCGTACGAGCCACCCGCCCCGGTTGTCCCTCCCCTtcgttcgctgttgatctcaaCGGCAGTGTTGGCGACGGGGTTGGAACAGCGGAACTTGTACCTACCTCTGTACACTGTGCTGCACCGACTGGGGCTGGAGATGGATTGTTTGATGATGTAGAGGACGATGATGTCAAGCCGGGTATGATTGCTGATGATAGTGGCGATGATATTGGAGCGAGTGAGCCTGCTGGTGCCGGTGGTGGCTCTAGCTCTGGCATACAGTAGTACCCTCCacatttttcatctttggacctggatgccatgaggcagccAGGGGTACTTGGGGAGGCTGCAGGATTTGGCTCTAGAAATGCAGAAGGGTCAGCTGGtatgacagagttccaggttggtcagcaatttcaggataagGAGGAtgccctgttaagtgtgaagacttacagcatccgctaAGGTGTACAGTACAAGGTTGTGGAGTCTGATTATCGCCGTTACGTtggcaagtgttctgagttcgggaatgggtgcacatggttgattcggctgAGTCTCCGGTAGCACAAGGGCATATGtgaggtcaaacggtacaatggaccgCATACTTGTCTCGCCAGCTCTATCTCCAGCGAtcacaggagtttggattatcatgtgatatcggcattcattatgccaatggttagagcTGATGCATCCGttagcatcaaggtgctcctaaatgcgACTGCCTCGCACTATGGGTTCAGGCCGACCTACAGGAGGgtttggatggcgaagcagaaggctgttGTGCTCATttatggtgactgggatgagtcttACAACGAGCTCCCAAGGTGGGTGTTAGGAGTGCAAGTGACCATGCCTGGTTCTATTGCAGTTCTTCGGACTAGCCCTGTTCGAGTTGGGGGACAGCTGGACAAAACTCAGGCTTATTTTCACAGATTGTTATGGACTTTCCCACCGTGTATCGAGGCATTTCGTCATTGCAAGCTGTTGGTTAGTATTGATGGGACCCATCTATATGGCAAGTATGGGGGTACTCTGCTTGttgcgattgcacaggacgggaactccaacatactccctGTTGCATTCGCACTAGTCGAGGTGAGAATGTTGAGTCTTGGtcattctttctctcccacctccGTCAGAACGTCACACCACAGCCGGGTCTGCTCGTTATCTTtgacaggcataacggcatcaaggccgcCCTTGAGGCTTCCGACGGGGGCTGGCTACCTCCGATTACATACCGAGCTTTCTGCATTCGGCACGTAGCAGCAAATTTCGCCCTCACCTTCAAGGGTAAAGACGCAAGGAGGCTTCTCGTGAACGCTGCCTATGCTAAGACGGAGGTTGAGttcgattactggtttgatattcttcGCTCGGAAGATCCGGCGATGTGTGATTGGGCAAACCAGATTGAGTATTCATTGTGGACACATTATTGTGATGAGGGCcggagattcggtcacatgacgactAATATATCTGAGTGTGTGAATTCAATCCTCAAGGGTGTGAGGAACCTTCCTGTATGCTCCTTGGTGAAAGCAACATATGGTTGGTTGGCCGAACTTTTTGTACGCAAGGGGAGAGAGGCGGAGGCCCAGCTGGGTActggacaacaattcagtcaacACCTTGTTAAATGTAtcgaggccaacttgaagacggcaAGGTGCTTCACAGTTACTTTGTATGACAGAGACAACTCCGAGTACACGGTCGCAGAGACCACTCCTACTGGTTCTTTCTCCCTTGGTACCTACAGGGTCTCACTCGGATCTCAGACATGTGATTGCGGATACTTCCAGGCGCTTCATTTCCCTTGTCCGCACACACTGGCATGCTGTgcctactggtgcacgaaattgtgatcatcaatggcgccatcaacatggtacgcacaattgcaatctcaactctttatcacaacttcgcacaactaaccagcaagtgtactgggtcgtccaagtaataaaccttacgcgagtaagggtcgatcccacaaagattgttggtatgaagcaagctatggtcaccttgtaaatcttagtcaggcaaactcaaatggttatgaatgatgaataaaacataaagataaagatagagatacttatgtaattcattggtgggaatttcagataagcgtatggagatgcttggtcccttccgtctctctgctttcctactgtcttcatccaatccttcttactcctttccatggcaagctgtatgtagggtttcaccgttgttagtggctacctcccatcctctcagtgaaaatgttcaacgcaccctgtcatggcacggctattcagctgtcggttctcgatcatgtcggaatagaatccagtgattcttttgcgtctgtcactaacgccccacaatcgcgagtttgaagctcgtcacagtcattcaatcattgaatcctactcagaataccacagacaaggtttagaccttccggattctcttgaatgccgccatcaattctagcttataccacgaagattccgattaagggatccaagagataaacattcaagccttgtttgcttatagaacgagagtggttgttaggcactcattcataagtgagaatgatgatgagcgtcacataatcatcacattcatcatgttcttgggtgcaaatgaatatcttagaacaagaataagccgaattgaatagaagaacaatagtaattgcattaatactcgaggtacagcagagctccacaccttaatctatggtgtgtagaaactccaccattgaaaatacataagaacaaggtctaggcatgaccgtGAGGCCAgtctcccaatgatctaagatagcatacgactaaagatagctaccaagatgatctaagaactagacgtccaaagatgaaaatacaatagtaaaaggtcctacttatagagaactagtagcctagggtttacagagatgagtaaatgacataaaaatccacttccgggcccacttggtgtgtgcttgggctgagcattgaagcattttcgtgtagagacttctcttggagttaaacgccagcttttgtgccagtttgggcgtttaactcccattcttgtgccagttccggcgtttaacgccgggtagttttgagctgatttggaatgccgatttgggccatcaaatcttgggcaaagtatggactattacacattgctggaaagcccaggatgtctactttccaacgccgttgagagcgcgccaattgggcttctttagctccagaaaatccacttcgaatgcagggaggtcagaatccaacaacatctgcagtcctttttagtctctgaatcagatttttgctcaagtccctcaatttcagccagaaaatacctgaaatcatagaagaacacgcaaactcatagtaaagtccaaaaaagtgaattttagctaaaaactaataaaaatatactaaaaactaactagaacatactaaaaacatactaaaaacaatgccaaaaagcgtacaaattatccgctcatcacaacaccaaacttaaattgttgcttgtcctcaagaaactgaaaatcaaataagataaaaagaagagaatatacaatgaattccaaaaatatctatgaagatcagtattaattagatgagcggggcttttagctttttgcctctgaacagttttggcatctcactctatcctttgaaattcagaatgattggcttctttaggaattcagaattcagatagtgttattgattctcctagttaagtatgatgattcttgaacacagctacttattgagtcttggccgtggcccaaagcactctgtcttccagtattaccaccggatatatacatgccacagacacataattgggtgaaccttttcagattgtgactcaactttgctagagtccccaattagaggtgtccagggttcttaagcacactctttttgtcttggatcacaactttatttttttcttttctcttttttttttttttcgttttttcttttttttttcgttttcttttctccctttttttttgtattcactgctttttcttgcttcaagaatcatttttatgatttttcagatcctcagtaacatttctcctttttcatcattctttcaagagccaacattcatgaaccacaaattcaaaagacatatgcactgtttaagcatacattcagagaacaaaagtattgccaccacatcaaaataattaaactgttataaaattcaaaattcatacaatttttctctttttcaattaagaacatttttca includes:
- the LOC112708865 gene encoding uncharacterized protein, producing the protein MVRADASVSIKVLLNATASHYGFRPTYRRVWMAKQKAVVLIYGDWDESYNELPRWVLGVQVTMPGSIAVLRTSPVRVGGQLDKTQAYFHRLLWTFPPCIEAFRHCKLLVSIDGTHLYGKYGGTLLVAIAQDGNSNILPVAFALVENVTPQPGLLVIFDRHNGIKAALEASDGGWLPPITYRAFCIRHVAANFALTFKGKDARRLLVNAAYAKTEVEFDYWFDILRSEDPAMCDWANQIEYSLWTHYCDEGRRFGHMTTNISECVNSILKGVRNLPVCSLVKATYGWLAELFVRKGREAEAQLGTGQQFSQHLVKCIEANLKTARCFTVTLYDRDNSEYTVAETTPTGSFSLGTYRVSLGSQTCDCGYFQALHFPCPHTLACCAYWCTKL